A DNA window from Microcystis aeruginosa NIES-843 contains the following coding sequences:
- a CDS encoding 2Fe-2S iron-sulfur cluster-binding protein: MTIAVRFLPDDIIIEAETGELLLDVAKKAGIDIPTGCLMGSCHACEVELDDGTQICSCITGIPGDRDSLTVHLYSDPLW, translated from the coding sequence ATGACTATTGCAGTGCGTTTTTTACCCGATGATATCATCATAGAAGCGGAAACTGGAGAACTATTATTAGATGTAGCCAAAAAAGCAGGAATTGACATTCCTACCGGCTGTTTAATGGGTTCCTGTCACGCTTGCGAGGTAGAATTAGATGATGGTACTCAAATTTGCAGTTGTATTACTGGTATCCCCGGCGATCGAGATTCTTTAACCGTTCATTTATACTCCGATCCGCTCTGGTAG
- a CDS encoding Rpn family recombination-promoting nuclease/putative transposase produces the protein MCKSSFQSFPSIFFELIQLPISEANNYRFDSVEVKQLSFRLDGVFLPQNNHPQTPIYFCEVQFQEDEAFYQRFFTEIFLYLSKTDLTNDWRGVIVYPNPQVETDKVQRYRELLNSERVRRIYLNELENIPQTSIGLATVQLITLSKAKAIDSTRKLIQRVRQELTPDQKPQELLQLIETILVYKLPLLNRREIETMFSLDELKQTQYFQDVCEEARQEGRLNKALEAVPRLLALGLSVEQVASALELEVEQVRAIQNGT, from the coding sequence ATTTGCAAGAGTTCTTTTCAATCTTTCCCCTCTATCTTCTTTGAATTAATTCAACTCCCTATCAGCGAAGCGAATAACTACCGCTTTGACTCAGTGGAAGTCAAACAACTTTCCTTTCGTCTTGATGGAGTCTTTCTGCCTCAAAATAATCACCCCCAGACTCCTATCTACTTCTGTGAGGTACAATTTCAAGAAGATGAGGCTTTTTATCAGCGCTTTTTCACCGAAATATTCTTATATCTCAGTAAAACTGACTTAACCAATGATTGGCGGGGTGTGATTGTCTATCCTAACCCTCAAGTAGAAACCGATAAAGTTCAACGCTATCGGGAACTTCTCAACTCCGAGCGAGTGAGACGGATTTATCTGAATGAATTAGAAAACATTCCTCAAACTTCGATTGGTTTAGCTACAGTCCAATTAATCACCCTATCTAAAGCAAAAGCGATTGATAGCACCCGAAAATTAATCCAAAGAGTGCGGCAAGAATTAACCCCCGACCAAAAACCGCAAGAACTCTTACAATTAATAGAGACGATTCTCGTTTATAAGTTACCGCTTCTCAATCGTCGGGAGATAGAAACTATGTTTAGTTTAGATGAATTAAAACAGACTCAGTATTTTCAAGATGTGTGCGAAGAAGCGCGTCAGGAAGGCAGACTAAACAAAGCACTAGAGGCGGTCCCTCGTTTGTTAGCCTTAGGGTTAAGTGTTGAGCAAGTCGCATCCGCGTTAGAGTTAGAGGTTGAACAGGTTAGAGCTATACAAAACGGGACATAA
- a CDS encoding Rpn family recombination-promoting nuclease/putative transposase, with the protein MKTDTIFYQLFQSFPSIFFELIQLPISEANNYRFDSVEVKQLSFRLDGVFLPQNNHPQTPIYFCEVQFQEDEAFYQRFFTEIFLYLSKTDLTNDWRGVIVYPNPQVETDKVQRYRELLNSERVRRIYLNELENIPQTSIGLATVQLITLSKAKAIDSTRKLIQRVRQELTPDQKPQELLQLIETILVYKLPLLNRREIETMFSLDELKQTQYFQDVREEARQEGREEGRQEGRLNKALEAVPRLLALGLSVEQVASALELEVEQVRAIQNGT; encoded by the coding sequence ATGAAAACTGACACGATTTTTTATCAACTCTTTCAATCTTTCCCCTCTATCTTCTTTGAATTAATTCAACTCCCTATCAGCGAAGCGAATAACTACCGCTTTGACTCAGTGGAAGTCAAACAACTTTCCTTTCGTCTTGATGGAGTCTTTCTGCCTCAAAATAATCACCCCCAGACTCCTATCTACTTCTGTGAGGTACAATTTCAAGAAGATGAGGCTTTTTATCAGCGCTTTTTCACCGAAATATTCTTATATCTCAGTAAAACTGACTTAACCAATGATTGGCGGGGTGTGATTGTCTATCCTAACCCTCAAGTAGAAACCGATAAAGTTCAACGCTATCGGGAACTTCTCAACTCCGAGCGAGTGAGACGGATTTATCTGAATGAATTAGAAAACATTCCTCAAACTTCGATTGGTTTAGCTACAGTCCAATTAATCACCCTATCTAAAGCAAAAGCGATTGATAGCACCCGAAAATTAATCCAAAGAGTGCGGCAAGAATTAACCCCCGACCAAAAACCGCAAGAACTCTTACAATTAATAGAGACGATTCTCGTTTATAAGTTACCGCTTCTCAATCGTCGGGAGATAGAAACTATGTTTAGTTTAGATGAATTAAAACAAACTCAGTATTTTCAAGATGTGCGCGAGGAAGCGCGTCAGGAAGGTCGCGAGGAAGGTCGTCAGGAAGGCAGACTAAACAAAGCACTAGAGGCTGTCCCTCGTTTGTTAGCCTTAGGGTTAAGTGTTGAGCAAGTCGCATCCGCGTTAGAGTTAGAGGTTGAACAGGTTAGAGCTATACAAAACGGGACATAA
- a CDS encoding amino acid ABC transporter substrate-binding protein: protein MLKWRFCALSLLLLLITACGTENQPNSSSNTANSPSADRLQTVKNRGKLICGINGEVPGFSFVNEKGEYSGLDVQICRAIAAALFDDPSKVEYRKLSPQERFTAVQTGEVDILSRNTTWTINRDTALGMEFITPVFYDGQGIMATKASNVKKLEDLSGKSICVLSGTTTEQNLADAMAKAAVQGYKPIVSDDVEALYTAYQAGRCQAVTSDRSQLVARRSVFPRPQDHQLLEVVISKEPLAPAVADGDPAWSNAVRSIVFSLIQGEEFGINSQNIATFADSKDPSIRRFLGIDEKLGEDMGLPNDFAQRVLKQVGNYGEIYDREIGKPLQLDRGLNNLWTKGGLLYSPPFR, encoded by the coding sequence ATGCTAAAGTGGCGTTTTTGTGCATTGTCCCTGCTGTTACTGCTAATTACTGCCTGTGGGACGGAAAATCAACCGAATTCTAGTTCTAACACTGCAAATAGTCCCAGTGCTGACCGCTTGCAAACGGTGAAAAATCGCGGTAAGTTAATTTGTGGCATTAACGGAGAAGTGCCGGGGTTTAGCTTTGTTAATGAAAAAGGCGAATATTCGGGCTTAGATGTGCAAATTTGCCGAGCTATTGCGGCTGCTCTCTTTGATGATCCCTCCAAAGTCGAATATCGTAAACTTAGCCCCCAAGAGAGATTTACTGCCGTACAGACGGGAGAAGTGGATATCCTCAGTCGCAACACCACCTGGACGATTAACCGGGATACCGCTCTGGGGATGGAGTTTATCACCCCGGTTTTCTATGATGGTCAAGGAATTATGGCCACGAAAGCCAGTAATGTTAAGAAATTAGAAGATTTGAGCGGAAAGTCCATTTGTGTGCTATCGGGAACCACCACAGAACAAAATCTGGCCGATGCCATGGCAAAAGCGGCAGTGCAAGGTTATAAACCGATCGTTTCCGATGATGTGGAGGCCTTATATACAGCTTATCAGGCGGGGCGTTGTCAGGCTGTCACCTCCGATCGCTCCCAATTGGTGGCCCGGCGCTCGGTTTTTCCCCGACCACAGGATCATCAATTATTAGAAGTGGTAATATCTAAGGAACCCTTGGCCCCGGCCGTGGCCGATGGTGATCCCGCTTGGTCGAATGCCGTCCGCTCGATCGTTTTTAGTTTAATTCAAGGGGAAGAATTCGGGATTAACTCCCAAAATATTGCCACTTTTGCCGACAGCAAAGACCCCAGTATTCGGCGCTTTTTGGGTATCGATGAGAAGTTAGGCGAAGATATGGGTTTACCCAATGATTTTGCCCAAAGAGTCTTAAAACAGGTGGGTAATTACGGTGAAATTTATGATCGTGAAATCGGTAAACCCCTGCAACTCGATCGAGGTTTAAATAATCTTTGGACAAAGGGGGGTTTATTGTATTCTCCTCCTTTTCGTTAA
- a CDS encoding TIGR00297 family protein, with product MLTNPWLVAVLLNTVLLGIAAIAPKKLLTRMGYLHAWVLGVIVWGSLGWRGYLIVLFYFLVGSTVTRIGLARKEAEGIAEKRAGVRGPENVWGSALAGAICAILSLFAASPWDYLLILAYVASFSTKLADTTASEVGKAYGKTTYLITNFKSVPRGTEGAVSLEGTLAGLLAATAISLLAWGIGAIDLLGVLWCVIAAFIATNIESLIGATLQTRFLWLTNELVNVINTVIGAIVAILLSLLWSFS from the coding sequence ATGTTAACTAATCCTTGGCTCGTCGCTGTTCTTCTCAATACCGTCCTCCTCGGAATCGCTGCAATTGCCCCAAAAAAGCTCTTAACTCGGATGGGTTATCTCCATGCTTGGGTTTTAGGGGTAATTGTCTGGGGAAGCTTGGGATGGCGCGGTTATCTAATTGTTTTATTCTATTTCCTCGTCGGTTCTACTGTCACCCGCATCGGTTTAGCGCGCAAGGAAGCGGAGGGAATTGCCGAAAAAAGAGCGGGGGTGCGCGGTCCTGAAAATGTCTGGGGTTCCGCTTTAGCGGGGGCAATTTGCGCTATCCTAAGTCTTTTTGCCGCTTCTCCCTGGGATTACCTCTTAATACTCGCTTATGTGGCTAGTTTTAGCACCAAATTAGCCGATACTACTGCCAGTGAGGTGGGCAAAGCTTATGGTAAAACTACTTATCTAATCACTAATTTTAAATCCGTCCCCCGGGGAACAGAAGGGGCTGTTAGTTTAGAGGGAACGCTCGCCGGTTTGCTGGCAGCCACGGCGATTTCCCTGTTAGCATGGGGTATCGGTGCGATCGATCTTCTTGGTGTGTTATGGTGCGTAATTGCGGCATTTATCGCCACCAATATCGAAAGTCTCATCGGTGCTACTCTACAAACTCGCTTTCTGTGGTTAACTAATGAATTGGTCAATGTGATCAATACGGTTATCGGTGCGATCGTAGCTATACTGTTAAGCTTGCTCTGGTCTTTCAGCTAA
- a CDS encoding cytochrome b/b6 domain-containing protein, translating into MKTNQPYQPLLLRILHGFTGIALIAAMVTAYWTYDTFDGRWLKLPLPEYQEIESIHGTFGLYTLIIFPVFAIYAFRRGNKRLIQSDSLNKLTQFGKPIWWYSLHRLVNTLTLFALTFALYSGRMMDSKWLPEGELNHFWYYAHLLSWLIMAVCLILHLLMTAKVGGVPLLLSILKWRFREQDSPKLWLSQLRQWGLSLRLAKIFQWLQSLNLYKILEIVVLLAIIAAWIVPKFD; encoded by the coding sequence ATGAAAACTAATCAACCTTATCAACCTCTTTTACTGCGAATTCTGCACGGATTCACGGGAATTGCCCTCATTGCCGCCATGGTTACGGCCTATTGGACCTATGATACTTTTGACGGTCGTTGGTTAAAACTGCCCTTACCAGAATATCAAGAAATTGAAAGTATTCATGGCACTTTTGGCCTCTATACCCTGATTATCTTTCCCGTTTTTGCTATCTATGCTTTTCGTCGGGGCAACAAAAGATTAATTCAAAGTGATTCTCTTAACAAATTAACCCAATTTGGTAAGCCGATTTGGTGGTATAGTCTCCATCGTTTAGTCAATACTTTGACTCTTTTTGCCCTAACTTTTGCCTTGTATAGTGGTCGGATGATGGATTCCAAATGGCTACCGGAAGGGGAATTAAATCACTTTTGGTATTATGCCCATTTGCTCAGTTGGTTAATTATGGCAGTATGTCTGATCCTGCACCTGCTCATGACTGCTAAAGTGGGGGGGGTTCCCCTATTATTATCTATCCTTAAATGGCGTTTTCGTGAACAAGATAGCCCGAAATTATGGTTATCTCAATTACGTCAATGGGGGTTAAGTTTGCGTCTAGCTAAGATTTTTCAGTGGCTACAATCTCTTAACTTATATAAAATTTTAGAAATTGTTGTTTTACTGGCTATTATAGCAGCTTGGATTGTTCCCAAGTTTGACTAG
- the cobQ gene encoding cobyric acid synthase CobQ, with product MKAIMAVGTTSHAGKSFLTAALCRLFNRKGWQVTPFKGQNMALNAYVTAGGGEMGHAQAVQAWAAGTIPRVEMNPILLKPQGNMTSQVIIKGKAVGVTTAVDYYQNYFEQGWQAIKESLAKLSAEFDLVVCEGAGSPAEINLKHRDLTNMRVAKYLDAATILVVDIDRGGAFAHVVGTLELLEPEERALIKGIVINKFRGQKSLLDSGITWLEDYTKIPVLGVLPYSDIFLSAEDSLSLLDRPAQKPKAELNIIVIRLPHIANFTDFDPLCGEATVNVRYLELQESLGDPDGVIIPGSKTTVADLIALNQSGMANQLQAYHQRGGIIFGICGGLQMLGRLILDTDHREGPESEAAGLNLLPLKTVITAEKITRQRQVLSNYPQGGLPVMGYEIHQGISQWESESGYQKMFEEDASLGIVNDSLSIWGCYLHGIFDNGSWRRTWLNHLRQRRGLLSLPTGIANYCEQREITLDNMANLLEEHLNLQPIFAHL from the coding sequence ATGAAAGCAATTATGGCAGTGGGGACAACCTCCCACGCGGGTAAATCTTTTTTAACTGCGGCTTTATGTCGTTTATTCAACCGGAAAGGCTGGCAGGTAACACCCTTTAAAGGTCAGAATATGGCCCTTAATGCCTATGTTACCGCCGGAGGGGGAGAAATGGGTCACGCCCAGGCGGTGCAAGCATGGGCCGCGGGGACAATTCCCCGGGTAGAAATGAACCCAATTTTATTAAAACCCCAGGGAAATATGACCTCTCAGGTGATTATTAAAGGCAAGGCTGTGGGTGTCACCACGGCAGTGGATTATTATCAGAATTATTTTGAGCAAGGTTGGCAAGCAATTAAAGAATCTTTAGCTAAATTATCGGCAGAATTTGATCTAGTTGTCTGTGAAGGTGCGGGAAGTCCGGCGGAAATAAATCTCAAACATCGCGATTTAACTAATATGCGGGTGGCTAAATATCTCGATGCCGCTACTATTTTAGTGGTGGATATTGATCGCGGGGGGGCTTTTGCTCACGTCGTCGGTACGTTAGAATTATTAGAACCGGAGGAAAGAGCTTTAATTAAAGGTATTGTGATCAATAAATTTCGCGGACAAAAATCCCTCTTAGATTCGGGGATTACTTGGCTAGAAGATTATACAAAAATTCCCGTGTTGGGAGTTCTTCCCTATAGTGATATCTTTTTAAGTGCCGAGGATTCTCTCAGTTTACTCGATCGCCCCGCCCAAAAACCCAAAGCTGAACTAAATATCATTGTCATTCGTCTGCCTCATATCGCTAATTTTACTGATTTTGACCCTCTCTGTGGCGAAGCAACGGTCAATGTACGTTATCTAGAATTACAGGAATCTTTAGGTGATCCCGATGGGGTAATTATCCCCGGCTCTAAAACCACTGTTGCTGATTTAATTGCTCTTAATCAAAGTGGTATGGCTAATCAATTACAAGCCTATCACCAAAGGGGAGGTATTATCTTTGGCATCTGTGGTGGTTTGCAAATGTTAGGGCGATTAATCCTGGATACTGACCATCGAGAAGGTCCCGAAAGTGAGGCAGCTGGCTTAAATTTACTGCCCTTAAAAACGGTAATTACTGCCGAAAAAATTACCCGTCAACGACAAGTTTTATCTAATTATCCCCAAGGGGGTTTACCAGTAATGGGATACGAAATTCACCAGGGAATAAGCCAATGGGAAAGTGAATCAGGTTATCAAAAAATGTTCGAGGAAGATGCTAGTCTGGGAATTGTCAATGATTCTCTCTCAATTTGGGGCTGTTATTTACATGGTATCTTTGATAATGGTTCTTGGCGAAGAACTTGGTTAAATCATCTGCGTCAGCGTCGCGGTTTATTATCTTTGCCTACGGGAATTGCTAACTATTGCGAACAAAGAGAAATAACCCTAGATAATATGGCTAATTTATTGGAAGAACATTTAAATCTTCAACCTATTTTTGCTCATTTGTAA
- a CDS encoding sulfite exporter TauE/SafE family protein has product MADNYLILLITGVFSGLLAGLFGIGGGTISVAILLNLGYSYGESVATSSLAIVFTSLGGTIQNWRLGSLKWQRVLLLGLPGIFTAFIGVYLVKYSPKHLLEAAFGCFLLLNIYLTNLKQNLSQKESVSAIRLHPNLACLLTGGIAGFLAGIFGIGGGAIMVPLQMIFLAEKIKIAIVTSLGVVLLNSIAACFAHAQAGHILYLQGIILGIGGSLGVQVTTRFLPKLPDRLVRITFYIFLLLMAIYFFIRACS; this is encoded by the coding sequence ATGGCAGACAATTACTTGATTTTACTGATAACAGGCGTTTTTTCGGGCTTATTAGCGGGTTTATTCGGTATTGGGGGTGGCACTATCTCCGTGGCGATCCTGTTAAATTTGGGCTACAGTTACGGGGAATCGGTGGCTACCAGCAGTTTAGCGATCGTTTTCACTTCCCTAGGGGGTACGATCCAAAATTGGCGATTAGGTTCCCTGAAATGGCAGCGAGTTCTCCTCTTAGGTTTACCCGGGATTTTTACGGCATTTATCGGGGTCTATCTGGTCAAATATAGCCCCAAACACCTCCTAGAAGCGGCTTTTGGTTGTTTTTTACTGCTCAATATCTATTTAACCAATCTCAAGCAAAATTTAAGCCAAAAAGAGTCAGTTTCTGCCATTAGATTGCATCCTAATCTAGCCTGTCTGCTAACCGGAGGAATCGCTGGATTTCTAGCCGGTATTTTCGGAATTGGCGGTGGGGCGATCATGGTGCCACTACAAATGATTTTTTTGGCAGAAAAGATCAAAATCGCCATTGTCACCAGTTTAGGTGTGGTTTTACTCAATTCGATCGCCGCCTGTTTCGCTCATGCCCAAGCCGGTCATATTCTTTATCTACAAGGGATTATTTTAGGTATCGGTGGTTCCCTAGGTGTACAAGTAACCACTCGTTTTTTACCGAAATTACCGGATCGATTGGTGCGGATTACTTTTTATATTTTTCTGCTACTGATGGCCATTTATTTCTTCATCCGCGCTTGCTCTTAG
- a CDS encoding IS5-like element ISMae4 family transposase, whose protein sequence is MFISKIMDYQNLSDEQFKRRFGVYKQTYRKMVESVKSVEADSNSPSKRGPKPKLSIEEQVLVTLEYWREYRTYFHIGTSWELSESTICRIVNKTEKMLLQSGNFRLKGKKALLNQAEIPVITVMDVTETPIERPQKKQKDFFSGKRGYHTLKSQLVADQNTKEIICVFCGKGRGHDFSLFKKSRVRFHPLTTSIEDSGYQGIAAYHSNSYTPKKKSKNRKLTELEKEYNKALAKERIIIEHINRKLKIFKILSCKYRNRRRRYSLRVNLLAAIYNCELGIGIAAS, encoded by the coding sequence TGAACAATTCAAACGCCGTTTCGGTGTGTATAAACAAACCTATAGAAAGATGGTAGAATCAGTAAAAAGTGTTGAAGCCGACTCTAATTCACCATCTAAAAGGGGACCGAAACCTAAACTATCTATAGAAGAACAAGTTTTAGTAACGTTAGAATATTGGCGAGAATATAGAACATATTTTCACATTGGTACAAGCTGGGAACTATCAGAATCAACTATATGTCGGATTGTAAATAAGACGGAAAAAATGCTTTTACAATCGGGAAACTTCCGTTTAAAAGGAAAAAAAGCTTTACTCAATCAAGCAGAGATACCGGTCATAACGGTAATGGATGTAACGGAAACTCCCATTGAACGCCCCCAAAAGAAACAGAAAGATTTTTTTTCGGGTAAAAGAGGTTATCATACTTTAAAATCCCAATTAGTAGCTGATCAAAATACAAAGGAAATTATCTGTGTCTTTTGTGGGAAAGGTAGAGGTCATGATTTTAGTTTATTTAAAAAAAGTCGAGTTCGTTTTCATCCTTTAACTACCAGCATAGAAGACAGTGGTTATCAGGGAATAGCTGCATACCATAGTAATAGTTATACACCGAAAAAGAAATCGAAAAATAGAAAATTAACAGAGTTAGAAAAAGAGTATAACAAGGCTTTAGCCAAAGAAAGGATTATCATTGAACATATAAATAGGAAACTCAAAATCTTTAAAATCTTATCCTGTAAATATCGGAATCGTCGTCGAAGATATAGTTTAAGAGTTAACTTGTTGGCGGCTATTTATAACTGTGAGTTAGGGATAGGTATAGCAGCTTCTTAA
- a CDS encoding lipid kinase, giving the protein MTKRALLLINRHSRKGKENFAQTVELLNHWDFEIISVPLKKVEDIPFLMEKYRSNIDLVIVGGGDGTLNAMVDVLVETQLPLGIIPLGTANDLARTLGIPNSIAEACRIIAEGNLKYIDLGWVNNKYFFNVASLGLSVKITQKLNKGLKRRLGILAYAWTALQLLSKTRPFTAMIGIDGQNIKVKTLQIAIGNGRYYGGGMPIAHDAQIDDQRLDLYSLEIEHWWQIFPLLWTLPRGQQGLLSWVRTLNGKEIQIQTRKPHSINTDGEITSTTPAMFRVIPAVLGVYIPRQETQF; this is encoded by the coding sequence ATGACTAAAAGAGCTTTACTACTAATTAATCGTCACTCGCGCAAGGGTAAAGAAAACTTTGCTCAAACTGTCGAGCTGCTCAATCATTGGGATTTTGAAATTATCAGCGTCCCTTTGAAAAAGGTAGAAGATATACCTTTTTTGATGGAAAAATATCGCTCTAATATTGATTTAGTTATCGTCGGTGGTGGCGATGGGACTCTTAATGCTATGGTGGATGTGTTGGTAGAAACTCAACTGCCTTTAGGCATTATACCTTTGGGAACGGCTAATGATTTAGCCCGGACTTTAGGGATACCGAATTCTATTGCCGAAGCCTGTCGAATTATTGCGGAAGGTAATTTAAAATATATCGATCTAGGTTGGGTAAATAATAAATACTTTTTCAACGTGGCTAGTTTAGGATTAAGTGTGAAAATTACCCAAAAACTGAACAAGGGTTTAAAGCGACGTTTGGGGATTTTGGCCTACGCTTGGACAGCCCTACAGTTATTAAGTAAAACTCGTCCTTTTACCGCTATGATCGGTATTGATGGCCAAAATATCAAAGTTAAAACCCTACAAATAGCGATCGGAAATGGTCGTTATTATGGGGGAGGAATGCCGATCGCTCATGATGCCCAAATCGACGATCAAAGATTAGATTTATATAGCCTAGAAATTGAACACTGGTGGCAAATTTTCCCGCTTTTGTGGACATTACCGCGAGGACAACAGGGTTTATTATCTTGGGTGAGAACTCTTAACGGCAAAGAAATTCAAATTCAGACTCGTAAACCCCATAGTATTAACACCGATGGCGAAATTACTAGCACTACTCCCGCCATGTTTCGAGTTATTCCGGCGGTCTTAGGAGTCTATATTCCCCGTCAGGAAACACAATTTTAA
- a CDS encoding Rpn family recombination-promoting nuclease/putative transposase has translation MKTDTIFYQLFQSFPSIFFELIQLPISEANNYRFDSVEVKQLSFRLDGVFLPQNNHPQTPIYFCEVQFQEDEAFYQRFFTEIFLYLSKTDLTNDWRGVIVYPNPQVETDKVQRYRELLNSERVRRIYLNELENIPQTSIGLATVQLITLSKAKAIDSTRKLIQRVRQELTPDQKPQELLQLIETILVYKLPLLNRREIETMFSLDELKQTQYFQDVREEARQEGREEGIEQGIEQGIEQGIEQGIEQGRLNKALEAVPRLLALGLSVEQVASALELEVKQVRAIQNGT, from the coding sequence ATGAAAACTGACACGATTTTTTATCAACTCTTTCAATCTTTCCCCTCTATCTTCTTTGAATTAATTCAACTCCCTATCAGCGAAGCGAATAACTACCGCTTTGACTCAGTGGAAGTCAAACAACTTTCCTTTCGTCTTGATGGAGTCTTTCTGCCTCAAAATAATCACCCCCAGACTCCTATCTACTTCTGTGAGGTACAATTTCAAGAAGATGAGGCTTTTTATCAGCGCTTTTTCACCGAAATATTCTTATATCTCAGTAAAACTGACTTAACCAATGATTGGCGGGGTGTGATTGTCTATCCTAACCCTCAAGTAGAAACCGATAAAGTTCAACGCTATCGGGAACTTCTCAACTCCGAGCGAGTGAGACGGATTTATCTGAATGAATTAGAAAACATTCCTCAAACTTCGATTGGTTTAGCTACAGTCCAATTAATCACCCTATCTAAAGCAAAAGCGATTGATAGCACCCGAAAATTAATCCAAAGAGTGCGGCAAGAATTAACCCCCGACCAAAAACCGCAAGAACTCTTACAATTAATAGAGACGATTCTCGTTTATAAGTTACCGCTTCTCAATCGTCGGGAGATAGAAACTATGTTTAGTTTAGATGAATTAAAACAAACTCAGTATTTTCAAGATGTGCGCGAAGAAGCGCGTCAGGAAGGTCGCGAGGAAGGCATTGAGCAAGGCATTGAGCAAGGCATTGAGCAAGGCATTGAGCAAGGTATTGAGCAAGGCAGACTAAACAAAGCATTAGAGGCGGTCCCTCGTTTGTTAGCCTTAGGGTTAAGTGTTGAGCAAGTCGCATCCGCGTTAGAGTTAGAGGTTAAACAGGTTAGAGCTATACAAAACGGGACATAA
- a CDS encoding Rpn family recombination-promoting nuclease/putative transposase, with amino-acid sequence MKTDTIFYQLFQSFPSIFFELIQLPISEANNYRFDSVEVKQLSFRLDGVFLPQNNHPQTPIYFCEVQFQEDEAFYQRFFTEIFLYLSKTDLTNDWRGVIVYPNPQVETDKVQRYRELLNSERVRRIYLNELENIPQTSIGLATVQLITLSKAKAIDSTRKLIQRVRQELTPDQKPQELLQLIETILVYKLPLLNRREIETMFSLDELKQTQYFQDVREEARQEGREEGIEQGIEQGIEQGRLNKALEAVPRLLALGLSVEQVASALELEVKQVRAIQNGT; translated from the coding sequence ATGAAAACTGACACGATTTTTTATCAACTCTTTCAATCATTCCCCTCTATCTTCTTTGAATTAATTCAACTCCCTATCAGCGAAGCGAATAACTACCGCTTTGACTCAGTGGAAGTCAAACAACTTTCTTTTCGTCTTGATGGAGTCTTTCTGCCTCAAAATAATCACCCCCAGACTCCTATCTACTTCTGTGAGGTACAATTTCAAGAAGATGAGGCTTTTTATCAGCGCTTTTTCACTGAAATATTCTTATATCTCAGTAAAACTGACTTAACCAATGATTGGCGGGGTGTGATTGTCTATCCTAACCCTCAAGTAGAAACCGATAAAGTTCAACGCTATCGGGAACTTCTCAACTCCGAGCGAGTGAGACGGATTTATCTGAATGAATTAGAAAACATTCCTCAAACTTCGATTGGTTTAGCTACAGTCCAATTAATCACCCTATCTAAAGCAAAAGCGATTGATAGCACCCGAAAATTAATCCAAAGAGTGCGGCAAGAATTAACCCCCGACCAAAAACCGCAAGAACTCTTACAATTAATAGAGACGATTCTCGTTTATAAGTTACCGCTTCTCAATCGTCGGGAGATAGAAACTATGTTTAGTTTAGATGAATTAAAACAAACTCAGTATTTTCAAGATGTGCGCGAAGAAGCGCGTCAGGAAGGTCGCGAGGAAGGCATTGAGCAAGGCATTGAGCAAGGCATTGAGCAAGGCAGACTAAACAAAGCACTAGAGGCTGTCCCTCGTTTGTTAGCCTTAGGGTTAAGCGTTGAGCAAGTCGCATCTGCGTTAGAGTTAGAGGTTAAACAGGTTAGAGCTATACAAAACGGGACATAA